One region of Oxalobacteraceae bacterium OTU3CAMAD1 genomic DNA includes:
- a CDS encoding SDR family oxidoreductase, protein MNTTTTSNRIALITGASRGIGRSHALQLAARGVDVIITYLNGEAPAAAVVKEIEALGRRAVALRLDVGASGTFAAFTDTLRTTLKDFWQRERLDYLVNNAGGGVHASLADTTEEQFDLMINTHLKGTFFLTQKLLPLIEDGGRIINTSSGLARFTFGGFAAYASAKGGVDVLTRYMALELGPRGISVNVVAPGPTTTDFGGGQVRDDAAMNAQLASMTALGRNAGADDIAGVVATLLTGDAGWITGQRIEASGGLLL, encoded by the coding sequence ATGAACACGACCACCACATCAAACCGCATCGCCCTCATCACCGGCGCCAGCCGCGGCATCGGCCGCAGCCACGCGCTGCAACTGGCCGCCCGTGGCGTCGATGTGATCATCACCTACCTGAACGGCGAAGCGCCGGCCGCCGCCGTCGTCAAGGAGATCGAGGCCCTGGGCCGCCGCGCCGTCGCCTTGCGCCTCGACGTTGGCGCCTCGGGCACCTTCGCAGCGTTCACCGACACACTGCGCACCACGCTGAAGGACTTTTGGCAGCGCGAGCGCCTCGACTACCTGGTCAACAACGCCGGCGGCGGCGTCCACGCCTCGCTGGCCGACACCACCGAGGAGCAATTCGACCTGATGATCAACACCCATTTGAAAGGCACGTTCTTCCTGACTCAGAAGCTGCTGCCATTGATTGAGGACGGGGGCCGCATCATCAACACCTCGTCGGGGCTGGCCCGCTTCACCTTCGGCGGCTTCGCCGCCTACGCGTCGGCCAAAGGCGGGGTCGATGTGCTGACGCGCTACATGGCGCTGGAACTGGGCCCGCGCGGCATCAGCGTCAACGTCGTCGCCCCGGGGCCGACCACGACGGACTTCGGCGGGGGCCAGGTGCGCGACGACGCCGCCATGAATGCGCAGTTGGCCAGCATGACTGCGCTGGGCCGGAACGCGGGCGCCGACGACATCGCCGGCGTGGTCGCGACACTGCTGACGGGCGACGCCGGCTGGATCACCGGCCAGCGCATCGAGGCCTCTGGCGGCCTGCTGCTCTAA
- a CDS encoding nuclear transport factor 2 family protein produces the protein MSTTKTNLDIVRAHYDASTKGDTTAMMADVAPDVRWTEMAGFPCAGTWVGPQAVLDNVFGVLGRDWKDYRFELETLLGAGDNIIGVGVYQGEYRATKKSMRARVTHIWTLKDGKVVAFEQFTDTLLVHQAMA, from the coding sequence ATGAGCACAACCAAAACTAATCTGGACATCGTCCGCGCCCACTACGACGCCTCCACCAAGGGCGACACCACCGCCATGATGGCCGACGTCGCGCCCGATGTGCGCTGGACCGAAATGGCCGGCTTCCCCTGCGCCGGCACCTGGGTCGGTCCGCAGGCGGTGCTCGACAACGTCTTCGGCGTTCTGGGACGGGACTGGAAGGACTACCGCTTCGAACTGGAAACGCTGCTCGGCGCCGGCGACAACATCATCGGCGTTGGCGTCTACCAGGGCGAATACCGCGCCACCAAAAAGAGCATGCGCGCCCGCGTGACGCACATCTGGACGCTGAAGGACGGCAAAGTCGTCGCCTTCGAACAGTTCACCGACACGCTGCTGGTGCACCAGGCGATGGCCTGA
- a CDS encoding DsbA family protein, with the protein MSESTLHYIYDPMCGWCYGAAPLIEAAREVTRIEAHAGGMMMGAQRRPVTPELRRYVNEADQRIAHLSGQPFGAAYKDALLNDSGAVLDSEPPTTAILAAEKVASQGLALLARVQTAHYVEGRRIAERQVLADLATDIGIDRAAFESAYDDMAGPATTEHVVATRALMNRLGATGFPSLVLERDGIFTRVELAPYLGRPSAWLAFLGQYFPANQEV; encoded by the coding sequence ATGAGCGAATCGACCCTGCACTACATTTACGACCCGATGTGCGGCTGGTGCTACGGCGCCGCGCCGCTGATCGAGGCGGCGCGCGAAGTCACCCGCATCGAAGCCCACGCCGGCGGCATGATGATGGGCGCCCAACGGCGCCCCGTCACGCCGGAACTGCGTCGCTACGTCAACGAGGCCGACCAGCGCATCGCCCATTTGAGCGGCCAGCCGTTCGGCGCCGCCTACAAGGACGCGCTGCTCAACGACAGCGGCGCGGTGCTCGACTCCGAACCGCCGACCACCGCCATCCTGGCGGCCGAAAAGGTCGCGTCGCAAGGCCTGGCGCTGCTGGCCCGCGTGCAGACAGCACACTATGTCGAGGGCCGGCGCATAGCCGAGCGGCAGGTGCTGGCCGACCTGGCGACGGACATCGGCATCGACCGCGCCGCCTTCGAAAGCGCCTACGACGACATGGCCGGTCCTGCGACCACGGAGCACGTCGTCGCCACGCGCGCGCTGATGAACCGCCTGGGCGCGACCGGCTTTCCGTCGCTGGTGCTGGAGCGGGATGGCATCTTCACGCGCGTCGAACTGGCGCCGTATCTGGGCCGCCCCAGTGCGTGGCTGGCCTTTCTCGGACAGTACTTTCCCGCCAATCAGGAGGTTTAA